The window ATTCAGAAAGTCGGAAACTTTTAGGCGACCATTTATCAAGATTTGCAGAAAACTCACGCACAGCGACATCGCCTTCTTGTGTAACTTTTTCGAGCATATTTTCTACCAATGCCCTCACTTTCAAATCGTCCTCTTTACTCTCAGCGTAAGTGATTCCTTTTTTTATTTGTTGTATCATTTTAATTTCGGAATTGGGATTCTGGATTTTGGATTTTAAGAAAATAATTTCCAAATCCGCATTCCAAAATCCAAAATCAATTTATGCTTTTATCTTCTTCTCAATCCAATCGTACATATTAAACGACTTCGTGAAGTCATCCACTGAGCAATGAGCCGAACCGCTTTCTTCTTTAGGCACAATTTCCATTACGTGTTCGCAAGTGAGAGCCTCATTTACTTTGTAAGCATTTTCTACAAAATTCTGGCGGTCATCTTCCCCGTGAAGAATGTAGGTTGGGCATTGGATTTTCTCAGCCACACCTTCCAACGTAAAGTTTTTCAAGCGTTCACGTGCCTCGGTCATGTTGTCAGCCCCTACGATGTGCTGCACGATTTCGGCCAAAGGGTGATTATCTGGGCGATTTTTCCAAATATCATAATAAGACCAAACTGCACCGAAAATCATACAAACTTTGAAGCGAGGCTCAAAAGCTGCACAACGAGCGGCCATATACCCACCCATCGAAACGGCTCCGATTCCTACTCTTGAAGTATCAACGTGTTCGACAAGGTTATCAATAATGTAATCTAAAACTGCTGAACCAGCTACATTATAATCGTAGCGAGTATGAATATGATTTAATCTTAATGCCGCTCCTTGCCCTGGGCCATCAACGGCCATCATGGCAATGCCACGTTCGTTGAGATGTTGGGCAATACCGAAATACAATTCTTCGGCCAAACTATCCAAGCCACCAAACATGACCATTACTGGCGGATTTTTTACACCTAATGGTTTGAAAAGATAGGCTGGAAGGAAAGAACCTTCAAATGGAATATCTACCGTAATTGGACGCTCATCAAATAAATCAATGGCTTTGATAAAGGCATCACGGCATTTGATATAATAGGGGATTTTACGCTCATCACGTAGAGTCATGAAAAACTCAGCAGTGCGAAGGTAATTGAACGCTCTAAGGTAAGTTCGTCGAGCAGATACTCGCTCACCCGCGGCGGCATAGGCCTCGGCTTTTTCGTAGACTTTATCGCCCATTTTTACCCATGCCCGATTAAAGCTCTCACGGTCGGATGGGTCTATTTCGCCCGCTACTTCTAATATTTCGGCAAATTCACCGCCACCATAATGGGCTTGGGTCAATGCTCTATTTACTTGATATGAGGGCATATACTGCCCAGGAAAATAATGCCACATACTGATTTTGGATTGGGGATTTCGGATTTTGGATTTATACCTTTTATCCTAATCAATTATTCTTCAACTTCTTTTTGACAGAATTAATACTTGAAACTATGATTGACAATTATTCATTGCCTTCTTTCCAAAAAGGAGAAACTAAATCTCTTTTTGAATCATCAAGGCCAACTGTGAATTCTAACCAAAACATAGTTTCATCTAACTCTTCTTCTACAATTTCTAATTTATATTTGAAATCATTTGTTGATTTCCCCCTACAAGCGGCTCTGGTAATTTTTCAGCAAACTTTATAATCTCAATTGCATAGGTTTCTAATCTAACTTGTAGTTCTTTTTGTGTCATTTTGATTTAGTTTTTTGTGTAATGATTTGAACATAAAAGTTTCTTTCAATAAATCCACAACCCCAAATCAAAAATCCCAAATCATTAAACGTCTGCTGGTTTTACAGTTCCGTCTTCTGAAATGCCCATTTTTTTGCCTTTCCCCATTTCGGCAAATGGATTGGCACTTCCCCAAGCATCGTTTGGGTTGTCTTTTAGGTAATGAACATCTAAGTGATCTGGTGCAAATACCAATCTCGCACAAGCATAGTATTCAAACAAGATTCCACTTCCTGGGTCGGTGATATAAATGAAAAAACCTTCATCGGCTTTGTGGCGTGTTGGAGCACCCATTACACTTTTAAAACCTTTTTCTATGAAATAGTCAAGAGCTATCAAAACTTCCTCACGGCTATCCACATTCCAACATATATGATTCAAAACCCCTTCATTTTCGTCAAGATTTGGGTCAGTAAAAACTGCAATATCATGTGATAAGTTACCAATTGTCCATAAACCTCCAATTGGGGGAATCTCATCACTAATACGAATTTCGTCAGGATTTTTCAGTCCAAAGGTTTGCCAAAATGCTTTTTCAGCAGCATATTTACCTTTTGCCACCATATAAGTTACGTGGTCGAAACGGCGTGGATTTGCACCTAATTTACGGTTACTTGCATATCGATCAGCATAAATACTACCTCTTTCGCCAGTTTCTCGCAACCAAACTACATCCCAAAATACTTCATGTATATGCCCGTCTGGAGATTGAAAACGATAAGCTTTTCCATGCCCTAAATCGCCTTCTACCCAGCCTAATCCAGCACCCAATTTTTGAAGATGTGCAACACATTCTTCAAGTGCCTCCGCACTATCAGCTCGCCAGCCGATATGTCCAAGGCCTGATTTTTTACTTTTAGTAAGCTTTAGTGTATGATGAAAATAA of the Emticicia oligotrophica DSM 17448 genome contains:
- a CDS encoding VOC family protein, translating into MAKNPHFLSQMAHVEVLTTDLDKSVEFFRDIVGMDETGREESSVYLRAWGDYFHHTLKLTKSKKSGLGHIGWRADSAEALEECVAHLQKLGAGLGWVEGDLGHGKAYRFQSPDGHIHEVFWDVVWLRETGERGSIYADRYASNRKLGANPRRFDHVTYMVAKGKYAAEKAFWQTFGLKNPDEIRISDEIPPIGGLWTIGNLSHDIAVFTDPNLDENEGVLNHICWNVDSREEVLIALDYFIEKGFKSVMGAPTRHKADEGFFIYITDPGSGILFEYYACARLVFAPDHLDVHYLKDNPNDAWGSANPFAEMGKGKKMGISEDGTVKPADV
- a CDS encoding alpha/beta hydrolase family protein, producing the protein MWHYFPGQYMPSYQVNRALTQAHYGGGEFAEILEVAGEIDPSDRESFNRAWVKMGDKVYEKAEAYAAAGERVSARRTYLRAFNYLRTAEFFMTLRDERKIPYYIKCRDAFIKAIDLFDERPITVDIPFEGSFLPAYLFKPLGVKNPPVMVMFGGLDSLAEELYFGIAQHLNERGIAMMAVDGPGQGAALRLNHIHTRYDYNVAGSAVLDYIIDNLVEHVDTSRVGIGAVSMGGYMAARCAAFEPRFKVCMIFGAVWSYYDIWKNRPDNHPLAEIVQHIVGADNMTEARERLKNFTLEGVAEKIQCPTYILHGEDDRQNFVENAYKVNEALTCEHVMEIVPKEESGSAHCSVDDFTKSFNMYDWIEKKIKA